Below is a genomic region from Streptomyces ferrugineus.
ACGGACCGCGATCTCCTTCGCGCGGGACAACGCAGTGGAGCTCGCGGTGCGCGGCGGCGGCCACAGCGGACCCGGCCTGTGCCTGGTCGACGACGCGCTCGTCCTGGACCTGTCGACCATGCGCGGCGTACGCGTGGACCCGGGCACGATGACCGCACAGGTGTCCGGCGGCGCCCAACTGGGCGACCTGGACCACGCGACCCACACCTTCGGCCTGGGCGTGCCGGCCGGCATCATCTCGATGACCGGCGTGGGCGGCCTCACCCTCGGCGGCGGCCACGGCCACCTCACCCGCAAGTACGGCCTGACCATCGACAGCCTGCTGTCGGCGGACGTGGTCCTCGCCGACGGAACGTTCGTCACCGCCTCCGAGGACGAGCACCCCGACCTGTTCTGGGCGCTGCGGGGCGGCGGCGGGAACTTCGGCGTCGTCACCTCGTTCACCTTCCGGCTGCACCCGGTCGGCACGGTCGGCGTCGCGGTGACCGTGTGGCCGGTCGACCGCACACCGGAAGTACTGCGCTGGTACCGCGAGTTCATCCCCGCCGCGCCGCAGGACCTCAACGGCTTCTTCACCCTCTTCGCCATCCCGCCCGGACCGCCGTTCCCCGAGCCGATCCACGGGCAGAAGATGTGCGGTGTCGTCTGGTGCTACACCGGCGACCTGGAGGGCGACCGGCTGGAGCAGGCGCTGGCCCCGGTGAACGAACCGGCGCCGTCCGCCTTCCACTTCACCACGCCCATGCCCTACCCCGCCCTGCAGGCCATGTTCGACGAGCTGATCCCCAAGGGCTACCAGTGGTACTGGCGCGGCGACTTCTTCGACACGATCTCCGACGCCTCCATCGACGTCCACCACAAGTACGGCGAGAACCTCCCCACCGAGCTGTCCCTGATGCACCTGTATCCCGTGGACGCCGCGGCCCACCGGGTCGGCGCCGACGACACGGCCTGGGCCTACCGGGACGCCCTGTGGTCCGGAGTGATCGCCGGGGTCGACCCGGACCCCGCCAACGCCGGGCTGATCCGGCAGTGGTGCGTCGAGTACTGGAGCGATCTGCATCCGCACTCCATGGGCGGCGCCTACATCAACTTCATCGGCGAGGGGGAGAGCACCGACCGCGTCCACGGCACCTATCGCGGCCACTACGACCGGCTGGCCGCGATCAAGCAGACCTACGACCCCGACAACTTCTTCCACGCCAACCAGAACATCCCGCCGACGCCCGGCTGATGTCCCTCGCCCCGTCGTTCACCCGGAGGCACCGCCTGGGGTAAGGTCCCCAGGGTTGTTCGGCTACTGACTGGTAGTGCGCCGGTGCGGGGAGTGTCGGAGGGCGGCAGAACGATGGAATCCCAGTTGGGCGAGGGCGGATCCGTGGGCGTCGACGGCACCCGCCTGGAGGAGATGGCGCCCGAACCGCTGCTGACCCGCGACTACGAGACACGCCCCTCCCTCGTGTACGAGCGGCTCAGGCAGCGGCACGGCCCGGTCGCCCCGGTCGACCTGCTCGGCGTTCCCGCCTGGCTGGTCCTCGGCTACCGCGAGGCGCTGCAGGTGCTCCAGGACGACGAGGGCTGGCCGAAGGGGCTGGAGAACTGGCGGGCCCGCACCGACGGCGAGGTCCCCGCCGACTGGCCGCTCGGGCCCAGCCTGGAGGTCAACCACATCCTGATCCAGGGCGGCCCCGGATACGGATCGCTGCGCACGGCGTGGGACGCGGCGCTCAAGCCGTTCCAGGATCCCTCCCACCCCCAGGCGAAGCGGCTGAAGGCGGCCGTCACCGCCTACGCCGACGAACTGATCACCCTGGTCGGACAGGGCGGCGGCACGGGCGTCGCCGACCTGTCCGCGCAGTTCTCGCGGCCGCTGCCGCTGATGGTGGCCAGCCACCTCCTGGGCTTTCCCGGATCACAGGGCGACGACGCCCTGATGGACATGTGGCGGGTCCTGGACGCGGGCCCGGACGCCGAGCCCGCTCTGGAGCGGCTGCTGGCGACGCTCGCGGAACTGGCGGCCGTGAAGCTGAAGGAGCCGGGCGACGACTTCCCCTCCCACCTCCTGGCCGCCCACCCCGGTCTCTCGCTCGACGAGCTGGCCCGCGAGCTGTTCATGCTGCTCGGCATGACCTCCGACCACGTCGGCATCCTCATGTCCAACACCGTGGTCGAGGTCATCTCCGGCGACGGCGACGGCGTGCGCGCCAGTCTGTCCGCCGGAATGATCCGGGAGACCATGAACCGCGTCGTCATGCGCAAGCCGCCGCTGGTGAACTTCGTGCCGCGGTTCGCCGCCAAGGACACCCCGCTCGGCGCCTACACGATCCGCGCCGGCGACCCGGTGTGGGTCTCCTCCGCCGCCGCGCACGCCGACCCGCTCTTCGCCGACCATGTCGCATCCGGCAGCACGATCAGCACCCGGGCCCATCTGTCCTGGGGCGCCGGCCGCCGCCAATGCCCGGCGCGCGAGCTGGCCTCCACGGTCGCGGCGGTCGGCGTGGGCCGGCTCTTCGAGCGGTTCTCCGATCTGGAGCTGGCCCTGCCGGCCGACCAACTGCCCTGGCGCTCCTCGCCGTTCATGCGCGGCCTGCGCTCGCTGCCCGTACGGTACGAACTCGCCCCGATGACCGAGCGGCCCACGACGCCCGGGCACGCGCCGGCCGCGCAGTCGGCGCCGGAGTCGGAGCCCGAGAACGCCGAGCCGGTGCTGCCGGACCAGTCCGCCCGGCAGCGCTCGTCGCTGTGGCGCTACCTGACGGGCCTGATCCGCGGCGGTCGTTGATCCGGGGCGGTACGCACCGGGCCGCGCGGTCGACTCCATGATCGACTGGAGGGCCGTACGGCACCGGCGTACGGTCGAATGGTGGCGGGAGCCAGTCACCGAACACCCGCCCACGGCGCACTGCCATGAGCAACCCGGAGCCGACACCCGAAGCACGGGCCACCCCGCAGGAGACGGAGCGGGGCGAGGGCCGGGGCAGCGGTATGGCGCTGCTGGTCATCGCGTCCTGTCAGCTGATGGTGGTGCTCGACATCACCATCGTGAACATCGCCCTGCCGCACATCCAGCGTTCGCTCGACTTCTCCACGACGAGCCTGTCCTGGGTGGTCAACGCCTACACGCTCACCTTCGGCGGACTGCTGCTGCTCGGCGGCCGGATGGGCGACATCCTCGGCAGACGGCGCGTGTTCATCTTCGGCGTGCTGCTGTTCGTGCTCGCCTCGCTGCTCGGCGGAATGTCCCAGAACTCCTGGCAACTCCTGGCCGCCCGCGCTCTGCAGGGCGTCGGCGGCGCCATCGCCTCCCCGACCTCCCTCGCCCTGATCAGCACGACCTTCCGTGAAGGACCCGAACGCAACCGGGCGTTCGGGGTGTTCGCCGCGGTCTCGGCGGGCGGCGGCGCGATCGGGCTGCTGGCGGGCGGCATGCTGGTCGAGTGGCTCAACTGGCGCTGGGTGCTGTTCGTCAACGTGCCCATCGGGCTGCTCATCGCGCTCGCCACCCCGCGCTGGATCCGTGAGTCCGAGCGCCACCCCGGGCACTTCGACCTGGCGGGCGCGCTCACCTCCACCGTCGGCATGGTGCTGCTGGTGTACGGGTTCATCCGGGCCGCGCAGGACGGCTGGCGGGACGCGCTCACCCTGGCCGCGTTCGGGGCGGCCGTCGTGGTGCTGCTGCTGTTCGTGCTGGTCGAGCAGCGCTCCAGACAGCCGATCACACCGCTGCACATGTTCGCGGACCGCAACCGGGCGGGCACGTACGGCATGATGCTGAGCCTGGCCGCGGCGATCTTCGGCATGTTCTTCTTCCTCACCCTCTTCGTGCAGAACGTGCTGGACTTCAGCCCGCTGCAGGCCGGTCTCGCCTTCCTGCCGGTGAGCGCCGTCATCGCGGTGGGCGCGGGGCTCGCCTCCCAACTGCTGCCGAAGTACGGGCCCAAGCCGTTCATGGTGACGGGCGCGATCCTGGCCGCCGCGGGCCTGGCCTGGCTGACCCTGACCGACGTCCACTCCACCTACGCGGGCAGCATCCTCGGGCCCATCCTGGTCTTCAGCCTCGGCATGGGCATGGAGTTCGTGTCCCTGACCCTGATGGCGCTGTCCAACGTGGCCACCCAGGAGACCGGTGCCGCCTCGGGGCTGCTCAACGCCACCCAGCAGGTGGGCGGTTCCCTCGGGCTGTCCATCCTGGTCACGATGTTCGGCACGGCCAGCAACAACGAGGCCGACAAACAGATCCCGGCCTTCCTGTCCCGGGCCACCCCGCCGGAGCGGCTGCGCTTCGAGCGCACGGGGCAGCTTCCGCCGCCGTACGCTGACGAGGTCCTGACCGCCGGTGTCTCGGCCACATTCATCATGGCGGCGATCTTCACGGTGATCGCCGCGGTGATCGCCCTGCTCGTGATCCAGGTCCGGCCCTCCGACCTGGAGCGGCTGCAGGGCGGCGGGATACCGACCCCCTGAGGCGTTCGCCACGCAGAGTGACAGATCCCATGCCTCGCGTGCCCACAGTGACAGTTCTGACGCCCCATCCGATGTGTGACTCGTGGGGAAGGTGCGCACAACTGGTGCGCCTGGTGTGACGACCTTCACCCCGATGTGGCGGAAAGTGATGAATTCCTTACGCAAGAAGCGCGTAAGGGACGGTAATGCAGACAACGTCCGTGGAGGTTTCGAGTGCGACCGTTCACCCTCAACTACGCGTCTCCCCGAGGGCTTCCGATCGCGGTGACGCCGTATCACTTCGACCCGGCCCGGCAGCTGAACGTGCTGCCCGACGGCCGCCCCGCCGTCAGTGACCCCGAACTCCTGCTCGCGGTCGGCACGACGACGTCGACCGCCGGGTCCGCGACTCACTTCGACGACTGACGAACCGGGCGCGCATGACGGTTCTGATCCTCACGTCCGAGGAGGACGTGACCGCCGACATGGTGGTGACCAGACTGCACGGGACGGGCACGCCCGTGCTGCGGCTGGACCCCGCCGACCTGCCGGGCAAGGCCGTGCTGTCCGCCGACTACGCGCACGGTGACTTCGACGGGCATCTGTCGGTCAACGGACATGTGCTCAGCATGGGCGGCCTGCGCTCCATCTGGGTGCGCAGGCCGGGGGAACCGGCCGCGCACGCCGCCGACCCCTCACCGTGGCTGACCGCCGAGACCCGGCAGGCGCTGTACGGGATGCTCCACTCCGCCGCCGCACGGTGGATGAACCATCCGCGCAACGCCGACCAGGCCCGGCTGAAGCCCTGGCAGCTGCGGGTCGCCCACCTCAGCGGCTTCGCCGTGCCACCGACGGTCTTCACCACGGCACCCCGGCTGGCCCGGGAGTTCGCCGAGGAGCACCGGGAGGTCGTGGTGAAGTCCGCCTCGGGTCCGCCGCCCGGCGACGACCCGGCGCTGGCCCTGCCCACCACCCTCATCGGCCCCGACGCGGACTTCTCCGCCGTCGCGGCCGGGCCCGCGCTGCTCCAGCGGTACGTGCCCAAGCGGGCCGACATCCGCCTGACCTGCGTCGGCCCCCGCCTGTTCGCCGCGCGCAAGACCGCCGAGCCCGGCCAGGTCGACGGCCGCTACGGCGACACCGAGCACTCCTGGGAGCCGGTCGAGGTCCCCGAGCGCATCGGCAAGTCGGTGCACGAGTACGTCACCCTCGCCGGACTGGCCTACGCCGCCTTCGACTTCGCCGAGGACGAGGACGGCATCTGGTGGTTCCTGGAGTGCAACCAGGGCGGCCAGTTCGGCTTCGTCGAGCTGGAGACCGGGCAGCCGATCTCGGAGGCCGTCGCCCATTGGCTGGCACAGCGCAGGCCGGACCGCCGCGGCGGGTGAGCCGGCCGGCCACTCCCGCTGGACTACCTTGAGGAGCACAGGCACACCGGTCGCGGAACACGGGAGGGCACGCGATGACCACGCGGCGGGCGATCGCGCCGGAAGAGCTCGACACGCTGAACCTGGCCGATCCGCGGTTGCACGCCGAGAGCGATCTGTCCGCCGTGTGGCGCCATCTGAGGGAGCATCGGCCGGTCCACTGGAATCCGCCGACCGACACCGCCCCCGGCTTCTGGGTGGTGACCCGGCACGCCGACGTCACCTCCGTGTACCGGTCCAGCGCACGCTTCACCTCCGAGGGCGGCAACGTCCTGGAGACGCTGCTCGCGGGCGGCGACACCGGGGCCGGGCGGATGCTCGCCATCACCGACGGGGAGAGGCACACGGGGCTGCGCCGTGTGCTGATGTCGGCGTTCTCGCCGCGGGCGCTGGAGCCCATCGTGGAGAGTGTGCGGCGCACGGTGAACCGGCTGCTGCGGGACGCGCTGGAGAAGGGCCGCTGCGACTTCGCCACCGACGTGGCGGCCGGGATACCTCTCGGCGCCATCTGCGACCTGCTGGGCGTTCCCGACCGCGACCGGGCCCATGTGCTGAGCCTGACGTCCTCCGCGCTGGGCTCGCACGAGGCGGACAGTACGGCGGTGGACGCGTGGATCGCCAAGAACGAGATCCTGCTCTACTTCGCGGGCCTCGCCCGCGACCGGCGCGACAGCGGCCACTCGGACGTCATCGCCCTGCTGGCGGGGAGCGAGGTGGGCGGGCTGCCGCTGGACGACGACGAGATCATCCTCAACTGCTACAGCCTGATCCTGGGCGGCGACGAGACGGCCCGGCTGTCCATGGCCGGCGCCGCCCTCGCGCTGCTGGACCACCCCGACCAGTGGCAGGCCCTCAAGTGCGGCGACGCCGGCATCGGCACCGCCGTCGAGGAGATCCTGCGCTGGACGACCCCCGCCCTGCACTCCGGACGCACCGCGACCGCCGACACCGAGGTCGGCGGCCGGCCGGTCGGGGCAGGGGAGATCGTCACCGTGTGGAACGCCTCCGCCAACCATGACGAGCAAGTCTTCGACACACCGGCCGAGTTGCGCCTGGACCGCACCCCGAACAAGCACGTCACCTTCGCCTACGGCCCCCACTTCTGCCTCGGCGCCCATCTGGCCCGGGCGGAGATCGGGGCGGTACTGGCCGGGCTGCGGGACCTGGTGGCGCAGATGGAGCAGACGGGCCCGGCCAAGCCCGTCTACTCCAACTTCCTCAGCGGCCTCAGCGCCCTGCCGATCGCGCTGAAGGCCGCCTGAACCGGGCGTACCGCCTACCCGGCCAGCTCCTTGCGGATGCGGTCCAGCATGAACGCCGAGGACTCCTTGGCCCGCTCCTCCCAGGCGAAGACGCAGGCCGTGGCGACGCCGTCGAAGTTCAGCTCGCGCAGCGTGCCGAAGAAGGCGTCCCAGTCGACCTCGCCCTGCCCGATGTCCAGGTGCTGGTGGATGCGGGCCGGGGTGCCGGGCGGGTTGAGAATGTAGCGCAGGCCGGACGAACCCTTGTGGTTGAAGGAGTCCGCGATGTGCACGTGCTGGAGCTTGTCACCGGCGTAGCGCATCATCGCCGCGATGTCCGCCGTCGGGTCCGCACCCGACAGGTGGAAGGAGTGCGGGGCGCAGTAGAGGTAGTTCACCCACGGCTTGTTGATCGCGCGGACCAGGTCGACCGCGGGGGTGTTCTCCTCGCAGAAGTCGTCCGGGTGCGCCTCCAGGTTCAAAGCGATGCCTTCGCGCTCGAACACCGGCAGCAACTCCTCCAGCGAGCGCCAGAAGGCCGCCTCGCTCTCGGCGGCCCGCTCGGGACGGCCGTTGAACTCGCTGTTCATGAGCGGACACTCGAGGTCGGAGGTGATCTCGATCATCCGCTTCCAGTAGCGGACGGCCGCCTGCCGCTCGGTCTCGTCCGGCGAGGACCACTTGTACAGCGGCAGCACGGACGAGAGCTGGACGCCGTGGGTGCGCAGGGAGTTCTTCAGCTCGGCGATCCGCTCGTCGTCGGCGCGCGGGTGCAGGAAGAACGGCATGAAGTCGTCGCGGGGCGACAACTCGATGTACTCGTAGCCGAGTTCTGCGACCGTGCGCACCATCTCGTCGATGGGCAGTGCGCGGAGCATGTACGGGTCGAGGGCGATTTTCACGCGGCACCTCCGTAGCAGGCGGGACGGGGCTTGAGGTCGGTGGCGACGACGCGGCCCGACTCCAGGGCCTCGACGGTCGCCGCGGTGATGACGGTGGCGGCGTAGCCGTCCCAGGCCGAGGGTCCGGTGGGCTCGTCGCCGGCGGTGAGGGCGGTGATCCACTCGCGGAACTCGGTGTCGAAGGCGTCCCGGAAGCGGCCCACCCAGTCCGTGAGCACCTCGGTGCTGTGCCGGGCGGCGGTGCGCACGCCGACCGCGGCGGGGTCGGGGAGGCGGACGAGGCCCTCCTCGCCGACGGTCTCGCACTGGATGTCGTAGCCGTACTGGCAGTTGACGAAGACCTCGAGGTCGATACGGACGCCCTTGGCGGTCTCGAACAGCATGATCTGCGGGTCCTTGAGGTGCTCGAACCGCTTGCTCGTGGCGCGCGGCAGGACCACCTGAGCGGAGATGATCTCGTCGTCCAGCAGCCAGCGCAGGACGTCGATCTCGTGCACGGCCGTGTCGAGGGCGGCCATGTCGGAGGTGTACGACTGCGGCACGGTGGGGTTGCGGTGGGCGCAGTGCACGATCAGGGGTTCGCCGATCCGGCCGGAGTCGATGACCTGCTTCAGCTGCCGGTAGCCGGCGTCGTAGCGGCGCATGAAGCCGACCTGGACCAGACGGCGGCCGTGGGCCATCTCGGCCTCGACGATCTTCAGGCAGTCCTCGGCGGTGGTGGCCAGCGGCTTCTCGCAGAACACCGGCTTGCCGGCCGCGATGGCGTTCAGCACGTGCTCGGCGTGGGTCGGGCCCCAGGACGTGACCAGCACCGCGTCCACGTCGTCCGCCGCGATCACGGCGGCACCGTCGGGCAGCACTCGGGCGCCGACCGGGGCCGCCGCGTCCTCGGCGCGGGCGGCGTCGATGTCGGTGACCGCTGTGACACGGGCGCCGGTGACGGTGTCGGTCAGGCGCCGGATGTGCTCCTTGCCGATCCAGCCGGCGCCGATGACGCCTACTCGCACAGTCATGGGTGGTGGTCCTTTCTGCGGTCCCCGGCCGCGACGGACCCGGGGACGGGGTGTTCAGGAGGAGCAGACGGGGTGTTCAGGAG
It encodes:
- a CDS encoding FAD-binding oxidoreductase, producing the protein MGGINGTAMEGLREGMRGPVITARDPGYDETRAIYNAMIDRRPAAFAQCVDAADVRTAISFARDNAVELAVRGGGHSGPGLCLVDDALVLDLSTMRGVRVDPGTMTAQVSGGAQLGDLDHATHTFGLGVPAGIISMTGVGGLTLGGGHGHLTRKYGLTIDSLLSADVVLADGTFVTASEDEHPDLFWALRGGGGNFGVVTSFTFRLHPVGTVGVAVTVWPVDRTPEVLRWYREFIPAAPQDLNGFFTLFAIPPGPPFPEPIHGQKMCGVVWCYTGDLEGDRLEQALAPVNEPAPSAFHFTTPMPYPALQAMFDELIPKGYQWYWRGDFFDTISDASIDVHHKYGENLPTELSLMHLYPVDAAAHRVGADDTAWAYRDALWSGVIAGVDPDPANAGLIRQWCVEYWSDLHPHSMGGAYINFIGEGESTDRVHGTYRGHYDRLAAIKQTYDPDNFFHANQNIPPTPG
- a CDS encoding cytochrome P450, with amino-acid sequence MESQLGEGGSVGVDGTRLEEMAPEPLLTRDYETRPSLVYERLRQRHGPVAPVDLLGVPAWLVLGYREALQVLQDDEGWPKGLENWRARTDGEVPADWPLGPSLEVNHILIQGGPGYGSLRTAWDAALKPFQDPSHPQAKRLKAAVTAYADELITLVGQGGGTGVADLSAQFSRPLPLMVASHLLGFPGSQGDDALMDMWRVLDAGPDAEPALERLLATLAELAAVKLKEPGDDFPSHLLAAHPGLSLDELARELFMLLGMTSDHVGILMSNTVVEVISGDGDGVRASLSAGMIRETMNRVVMRKPPLVNFVPRFAAKDTPLGAYTIRAGDPVWVSSAAAHADPLFADHVASGSTISTRAHLSWGAGRRQCPARELASTVAAVGVGRLFERFSDLELALPADQLPWRSSPFMRGLRSLPVRYELAPMTERPTTPGHAPAAQSAPESEPENAEPVLPDQSARQRSSLWRYLTGLIRGGR
- a CDS encoding MFS transporter; this translates as MALLVIASCQLMVVLDITIVNIALPHIQRSLDFSTTSLSWVVNAYTLTFGGLLLLGGRMGDILGRRRVFIFGVLLFVLASLLGGMSQNSWQLLAARALQGVGGAIASPTSLALISTTFREGPERNRAFGVFAAVSAGGGAIGLLAGGMLVEWLNWRWVLFVNVPIGLLIALATPRWIRESERHPGHFDLAGALTSTVGMVLLVYGFIRAAQDGWRDALTLAAFGAAVVVLLLFVLVEQRSRQPITPLHMFADRNRAGTYGMMLSLAAAIFGMFFFLTLFVQNVLDFSPLQAGLAFLPVSAVIAVGAGLASQLLPKYGPKPFMVTGAILAAAGLAWLTLTDVHSTYAGSILGPILVFSLGMGMEFVSLTLMALSNVATQETGAASGLLNATQQVGGSLGLSILVTMFGTASNNEADKQIPAFLSRATPPERLRFERTGQLPPPYADEVLTAGVSATFIMAAIFTVIAAVIALLVIQVRPSDLERLQGGGIPTP
- the tgmA gene encoding putative ATP-grasp-modified RiPP, coding for MRPFTLNYASPRGLPIAVTPYHFDPARQLNVLPDGRPAVSDPELLLAVGTTTSTAGSATHFDD
- the tgmB gene encoding ATP-grasp ribosomal peptide maturase; the encoded protein is MTVLILTSEEDVTADMVVTRLHGTGTPVLRLDPADLPGKAVLSADYAHGDFDGHLSVNGHVLSMGGLRSIWVRRPGEPAAHAADPSPWLTAETRQALYGMLHSAAARWMNHPRNADQARLKPWQLRVAHLSGFAVPPTVFTTAPRLAREFAEEHREVVVKSASGPPPGDDPALALPTTLIGPDADFSAVAAGPALLQRYVPKRADIRLTCVGPRLFAARKTAEPGQVDGRYGDTEHSWEPVEVPERIGKSVHEYVTLAGLAYAAFDFAEDEDGIWWFLECNQGGQFGFVELETGQPISEAVAHWLAQRRPDRRGG
- a CDS encoding cytochrome P450, whose translation is MTTRRAIAPEELDTLNLADPRLHAESDLSAVWRHLREHRPVHWNPPTDTAPGFWVVTRHADVTSVYRSSARFTSEGGNVLETLLAGGDTGAGRMLAITDGERHTGLRRVLMSAFSPRALEPIVESVRRTVNRLLRDALEKGRCDFATDVAAGIPLGAICDLLGVPDRDRAHVLSLTSSALGSHEADSTAVDAWIAKNEILLYFAGLARDRRDSGHSDVIALLAGSEVGGLPLDDDEIILNCYSLILGGDETARLSMAGAALALLDHPDQWQALKCGDAGIGTAVEEILRWTTPALHSGRTATADTEVGGRPVGAGEIVTVWNASANHDEQVFDTPAELRLDRTPNKHVTFAYGPHFCLGAHLARAEIGAVLAGLRDLVAQMEQTGPAKPVYSNFLSGLSALPIALKAA
- a CDS encoding sugar phosphate isomerase/epimerase family protein; translation: MKIALDPYMLRALPIDEMVRTVAELGYEYIELSPRDDFMPFFLHPRADDERIAELKNSLRTHGVQLSSVLPLYKWSSPDETERQAAVRYWKRMIEITSDLECPLMNSEFNGRPERAAESEAAFWRSLEELLPVFEREGIALNLEAHPDDFCEENTPAVDLVRAINKPWVNYLYCAPHSFHLSGADPTADIAAMMRYAGDKLQHVHIADSFNHKGSSGLRYILNPPGTPARIHQHLDIGQGEVDWDAFFGTLRELNFDGVATACVFAWEERAKESSAFMLDRIRKELAG
- a CDS encoding Gfo/Idh/MocA family oxidoreductase, with product MTVRVGVIGAGWIGKEHIRRLTDTVTGARVTAVTDIDAARAEDAAAPVGARVLPDGAAVIAADDVDAVLVTSWGPTHAEHVLNAIAAGKPVFCEKPLATTAEDCLKIVEAEMAHGRRLVQVGFMRRYDAGYRQLKQVIDSGRIGEPLIVHCAHRNPTVPQSYTSDMAALDTAVHEIDVLRWLLDDEIISAQVVLPRATSKRFEHLKDPQIMLFETAKGVRIDLEVFVNCQYGYDIQCETVGEEGLVRLPDPAAVGVRTAARHSTEVLTDWVGRFRDAFDTEFREWITALTAGDEPTGPSAWDGYAATVITAATVEALESGRVVATDLKPRPACYGGAA